From Pseudodesulfovibrio alkaliphilus, one genomic window encodes:
- a CDS encoding NeuD/PglB/VioB family sugar acetyltransferase: MRVLIVGNGGHALVVADILACAEGMAPLGHVEKDAGSGSVAQSGLPLHGGIASLGTVPHDAVVVAIGDNRTRMAVADSLADEGEVLASAIHPSAVIARDAVIGAGCVVCAGVVVNPGCSIGRNVILNTGCTVDHHCRIGDHAHIAPGVNLAGGVSVGRGAFVGIGACAIPGVTIGEWAVVGAGAAVVRDVPSGRSVVGVPARERT; this comes from the coding sequence GTGAGGGTACTGATAGTGGGCAACGGCGGCCACGCCCTGGTGGTGGCCGACATCCTGGCCTGCGCCGAAGGGATGGCCCCCCTGGGACACGTGGAGAAGGATGCCGGTTCCGGGTCCGTGGCCCAGTCGGGTCTTCCCCTGCACGGCGGGATAGCGTCCCTGGGCACTGTACCGCATGATGCGGTGGTGGTGGCCATTGGCGACAACCGGACGCGCATGGCCGTGGCCGACAGTCTGGCCGACGAGGGCGAGGTTCTGGCTTCGGCCATCCACCCATCTGCCGTCATCGCACGGGACGCGGTCATCGGCGCTGGCTGCGTGGTCTGCGCCGGCGTGGTAGTCAATCCGGGATGCAGCATAGGCCGAAACGTCATTCTCAATACCGGCTGCACCGTGGATCATCACTGCCGCATCGGGGACCACGCCCACATCGCGCCCGGAGTGAACCTGGCCGGGGGCGTGAGTGTGGGCCGGGGTGCCTTTGTGGGCATCGGCGCATGTGCCATTCCGGGTGTGACCATCGGCGAGTGGGCCGTGGTGGGCGCGGGCGCGGCGGTTGTCCGCGACGTGCCTTCGGGCAGGTCCGTGGTCGGCGTTCCGGCCCGCGAGAGAACATAG
- a CDS encoding ACP S-malonyltransferase encodes MTKTAILFPGQGSQEQGMGRDVAEDAAEAMDLWILAEKESGLPLRDIYWDGASGDMADTRALQPALTVTNLTLWLAVRDRLAPAAAAGHSLGEFAALAASGALDGRDAIRAVCLRGRLMAEAGGEGQGMAAVVKLDQATVEGIVKQAVAGAGGQLRIANYNSPAQFVISGEGEALARASALVKEAKGRAIALAVSGAFHSPLIREAADEFAAFLAGLNWKAPAFPVYHNATALPEPDPSGILPVMQRQMTSSVLWVQTLQALWLAGVRHFVEIGPRNVLTKLLAPNLADLAGDGEWTAANAGSLDQARAL; translated from the coding sequence ATGACCAAGACAGCGATACTCTTTCCCGGACAGGGTTCCCAGGAGCAGGGCATGGGCCGCGACGTGGCCGAGGACGCGGCCGAGGCCATGGACCTGTGGATTCTTGCCGAAAAGGAATCCGGCCTGCCCCTGCGCGACATCTACTGGGACGGCGCCAGCGGCGACATGGCCGACACCCGCGCCCTGCAACCCGCCCTGACCGTGACCAACCTCACCCTGTGGCTGGCCGTGCGTGACCGGCTCGCTCCGGCGGCTGCCGCCGGGCACAGCCTGGGCGAATTCGCGGCCCTGGCCGCCAGCGGCGCACTGGACGGCCGCGACGCCATCCGGGCCGTGTGCCTGCGCGGCAGGCTCATGGCCGAGGCAGGAGGCGAGGGCCAGGGCATGGCCGCAGTGGTCAAACTCGATCAGGCCACGGTGGAGGGCATCGTGAAACAGGCCGTGGCCGGGGCCGGCGGGCAATTGCGCATCGCCAACTACAATTCGCCTGCCCAGTTCGTCATCAGCGGAGAGGGCGAGGCCCTGGCAAGGGCTTCGGCCCTGGTCAAGGAGGCCAAGGGCCGGGCCATCGCCCTGGCCGTGTCCGGCGCATTCCACAGCCCCCTGATCCGCGAGGCGGCCGACGAGTTTGCCGCCTTCCTGGCCGGGCTCAACTGGAAGGCCCCGGCCTTCCCGGTCTACCACAATGCCACGGCACTGCCCGAACCGGACCCCTCGGGCATCCTGCCGGTCATGCAGCGCCAGATGACCTCGTCGGTCCTCTGGGTCCAGACCCTTCAGGCCCTGTGGCTGGCCGGGGTACGCCACTTCGTGGAGATCGGGCCCAGGAACGTCCTGACCAAGCTCCTCGCGCCCAACCTCGCCGATCTTGCAGGAGACGGCGAGTGGACAGCGGCCAACGCGGGCAGCCTGGATCAGGCCAGAGCCCTGTGA
- the aroE gene encoding shikimate dehydrogenase, producing the protein MTARHGIIGWPLGHTLSPALHNWGFASLGLDADYQAWPTRPDELAGFIDRVREQSIRGVSVTIPHKRTVMPLLDRLTRRAQAVGAVNTLFWCDGLLWGENTDVTGLAAPLRALEKLPDTALVLGAGGAARAAVAALAELGMPEILVANRTPEKAHELARDLSARAVPWETRMDQGAGLVCNTTPLGMSGELLDATPWDALRFTPGMIVYDIVYNPLRTRLLREAEAAGCVTVSGLEMFLHQGLAQFRLWTGREPDEAGARALLLNRLARPNR; encoded by the coding sequence ATGACCGCCCGCCACGGCATCATCGGCTGGCCCCTGGGTCACACCCTGAGCCCGGCCCTGCACAACTGGGGATTCGCCAGCCTGGGCCTGGACGCCGACTATCAGGCGTGGCCCACCCGGCCCGACGAGCTTGCCGGATTCATCGACCGGGTTCGCGAACAGTCCATCCGGGGCGTGAGCGTGACCATCCCCCACAAGCGGACGGTCATGCCGCTGCTCGACCGGCTGACCCGGCGCGCCCAGGCCGTGGGCGCGGTCAACACCCTGTTCTGGTGCGACGGTCTGCTCTGGGGCGAGAACACGGACGTGACCGGCCTGGCCGCCCCTCTCAGAGCCCTGGAAAAGCTGCCGGACACGGCCCTGGTCCTGGGCGCGGGCGGCGCAGCGCGGGCGGCAGTGGCGGCCCTGGCCGAACTGGGCATGCCTGAAATCCTGGTGGCCAACCGCACCCCGGAAAAGGCCCACGAACTCGCCCGCGACCTGTCGGCACGGGCCGTGCCCTGGGAAACGCGGATGGATCAGGGCGCTGGGCTCGTCTGCAACACCACGCCCCTGGGCATGAGCGGCGAACTGCTCGACGCCACCCCGTGGGACGCCCTCCGCTTCACCCCCGGCATGATCGTCTACGACATCGTCTACAACCCCCTGCGCACCCGGCTCCTGCGCGAGGCCGAGGCCGCCGGATGCGTCACGGTGTCGGGCCTGGAGATGTTCCTGCATCAGGGGCTGGCCCAATTCCGCCTATGGACCGGACGCGAGCCTGACGAGGCCGGGGCCAGGGCGCTGCTCCTCAATCGGCTCGCAAGGCCCAACCGTTGA
- a CDS encoding peptidylprolyl isomerase has translation MRKISLLFGALLLACLLVLPCGAQAQGGPNPVVIFETTLGRFIVMLYPGEAPATVENFMRYVDEGFYDGTLFHRVVTDKDFRQKSLAGGNPIPYNIIQGGGFEMGMRLKQTHPPIPNESSRAMSNKQGTIAMARGTAPDSATAQFFINVKDNPAFDYRDQKDPRDETKIISHPGYTAFGKVIRGWDVVEAISRVETSRMGQHENVPVKPVFIIKAYRPQ, from the coding sequence ATGCGCAAGATATCACTTCTTTTCGGAGCTCTGCTCCTGGCCTGCCTGCTGGTCCTGCCCTGCGGCGCCCAGGCCCAGGGAGGCCCCAACCCGGTGGTTATCTTCGAGACGACCCTGGGCCGGTTCATCGTCATGCTCTATCCGGGCGAGGCCCCGGCAACGGTGGAAAACTTCATGCGCTACGTGGACGAGGGGTTTTATGACGGCACCCTGTTTCACAGGGTGGTCACGGACAAGGACTTCCGGCAGAAGAGCCTAGCCGGGGGCAACCCCATCCCCTACAACATCATCCAAGGCGGCGGCTTCGAGATGGGCATGCGCTTGAAGCAGACGCATCCGCCCATCCCCAACGAGTCGTCCAGGGCCATGTCCAACAAGCAGGGCACCATCGCCATGGCTCGCGGAACAGCCCCGGACTCGGCCACGGCCCAGTTCTTCATCAACGTCAAGGACAACCCGGCCTTTGACTACAGGGACCAGAAGGACCCTCGGGATGAGACCAAGATCATCAGCCATCCGGGCTATACCGCGTTCGGCAAGGTGATCCGGGGCTGGGATGTGGTGGAGGCCATCAGCCGGGTGGAGACATCCAGAATGGGCCAGCACGAAAACGTGCCGGTCAAGCCGGTGTTCATCATCAAGGCGTACAGGCCGCAATAG
- a CDS encoding HDOD domain-containing protein, translating to MIRRQEILETVSRVVAIPSCAGKAAALLGDPAAEMSELARIIEHDPGLTANLLKIVNASFFGGGKPMRTAGEAISRLGTLEVLQFILSTGVAPSFVHRIDGYDLAPSMHLQHSVTVAMAARELGKALGLDAPDHTFTAGLLSGVGKILLGVYVQVNAKAILDLAMEEGLSFDQAEDAVLGINHAEVGGILLESWGLPPEITGPVRHHLRPDKAPEIDTVLDLVHIGNALAKMIGVGLGVDGLNYVPSVAVIQRLGLTAEIVDRVCANVVEELRSVRHLFVQCAEDACPL from the coding sequence ATGATCAGACGCCAAGAGATTCTCGAGACCGTGTCCCGGGTCGTGGCCATCCCGTCCTGCGCGGGCAAGGCGGCGGCCCTGCTCGGCGATCCGGCCGCCGAGATGTCGGAGCTGGCCAGGATCATTGAGCACGATCCCGGTCTGACCGCCAACCTGCTCAAGATCGTCAATGCCTCCTTTTTCGGCGGGGGCAAGCCCATGCGCACCGCAGGCGAGGCCATAAGCCGCCTGGGGACTCTGGAGGTGCTTCAGTTCATTCTCTCCACCGGAGTCGCCCCCTCCTTTGTCCACCGCATCGACGGGTATGATCTGGCCCCGAGCATGCACCTGCAACACTCGGTGACAGTGGCCATGGCCGCAAGGGAGCTGGGGAAGGCGCTCGGCCTGGATGCGCCGGATCACACCTTCACTGCCGGATTGCTTTCCGGTGTAGGCAAGATTTTGCTGGGCGTGTACGTCCAGGTCAATGCCAAGGCCATCCTGGATCTGGCCATGGAGGAGGGACTGAGTTTTGATCAGGCCGAAGACGCCGTGCTGGGCATCAACCACGCCGAAGTGGGTGGCATCCTGCTTGAATCCTGGGGGCTGCCCCCTGAAATTACCGGCCCTGTCCGCCACCATCTGCGGCCCGACAAGGCCCCGGAGATCGACACGGTTCTCGATCTGGTCCACATCGGCAACGCCCTGGCCAAGATGATCGGGGTGGGACTTGGCGTGGACGGCCTCAACTACGTCCCGTCCGTGGCGGTCATCCAGCGCCTGGGCCTGACGGCCGAGATCGTGGATCGGGTCTGTGCCAACGTGGTGGAGGAGCTGCGCTCCGTGCGGCACCTGTTCGTGCAGTGCGCCGAGGACGCCTGCCCCCTGTAG
- a CDS encoding chemotaxis protein CheD, with amino-acid sequence MTLHIVTISDMKLSSASEDVIVTYSLGSCLGVTAHDPKAGVGGMVHCLLPHAGAAREKARANPFMFVNTGVAMMVRRLMDRGAEKRRLVFKAAGGANMRGDNLFNTGERNFEALGRLLERNSVTLAASDVGGVVPRTMFLHLDTGRVVVRSLGEEKDL; translated from the coding sequence ATGACCCTGCATATCGTCACCATATCCGACATGAAGCTTTCAAGCGCGTCGGAGGATGTCATCGTCACCTATTCCCTCGGGTCCTGCCTCGGGGTCACGGCCCACGACCCCAAGGCGGGGGTGGGCGGCATGGTCCACTGTCTGCTGCCCCACGCCGGGGCGGCCAGGGAAAAGGCGCGTGCCAATCCCTTCATGTTCGTCAACACCGGGGTGGCCATGATGGTCAGAAGGCTCATGGACCGGGGAGCCGAGAAGCGGCGTCTGGTTTTCAAGGCAGCAGGCGGGGCCAACATGCGCGGCGACAATCTTTTCAACACCGGAGAGCGCAACTTCGAGGCCCTGGGCAGATTGCTTGAGCGCAACTCCGTGACCCTGGCGGCTTCGGATGTGGGCGGCGTTGTTCCGCGAACCATGTTCTTGCACCTCGACACCGGCCGCGTTGTGGTCCGATCGCTGGGGGAGGAGAAAGACCTATGA
- a CDS encoding ABC transporter ATP-binding protein has translation MARSENLHYLGNAYLLKRSLGYFAPYKGRVLLAVVAMLLYAPIAPALAWLTKYITDDVLVARDLGTLKLCIVGLVVLIVLKGVFQFTQTYIMNATGILVLKDMRRDLYAKIVRLPISFFAESEVGMLMSRIINDVVAVRQSLPSIIMFVRQIFTLLGLIGTVIYLDASLAFWSLVVMPVALYPIVFFGRKVRKYGRKIQAELSGINVTLEEGFSGIKVIKAFANEVREGLRFKAENEKLSRIIIRQIFYNESSSRVMDFVAAGAGAAVLWIGGSRVIDGVITPGELTAFLVCLVQLYEPVKKINMSNHQIQAGLAGAERVFDIFDSPEITVEDEGKTVFEGPFRELRLEDVRFTYPGGSTPALGGVSLTIRAGQRVAIVGPSGSGKTTLVNLIPRFYDPQQGRILLNGVPVSEYTLSSLRMGLGLVSQDTFLFNLSVRENIAYGREEYDQAEVERAARSAYAHDFIMELPHGYDTMVGEGGVKISGGQKQRLTIARAIMKDPSLLILDEATSALDTESERVVQDALENLMRGRTSLVIAHRLSTIFTADLIVVMEHGRVVATGSHRDLLSSCPLYNRLYQMQFDDSIR, from the coding sequence TTGGCCCGTTCCGAAAACCTGCATTATCTTGGCAACGCCTACCTGCTCAAACGCAGCCTGGGCTACTTCGCGCCCTACAAGGGGCGGGTGCTCCTTGCCGTGGTTGCCATGCTCCTGTACGCGCCCATCGCTCCGGCCCTGGCCTGGCTGACCAAGTACATCACCGACGATGTCCTGGTGGCCAGGGATCTCGGCACACTCAAGCTGTGCATCGTCGGGCTGGTGGTGCTCATCGTGCTCAAGGGCGTGTTCCAGTTCACCCAGACCTACATCATGAACGCCACCGGCATCCTGGTGCTCAAGGACATGCGCCGCGACCTCTACGCCAAGATAGTGCGGCTGCCCATTTCCTTCTTCGCCGAAAGCGAGGTGGGGATGCTCATGAGCCGGATAATCAACGATGTGGTGGCCGTGCGTCAGAGTCTGCCGAGCATCATCATGTTCGTGCGCCAGATATTCACCCTGCTCGGCTTGATCGGCACGGTCATCTATCTGGATGCGTCCCTCGCCTTCTGGAGCCTGGTGGTCATGCCCGTCGCCCTGTACCCCATCGTCTTTTTCGGCAGGAAGGTGCGCAAGTACGGCCGCAAGATCCAGGCCGAGCTTTCCGGGATCAACGTCACCCTTGAGGAGGGCTTCTCGGGCATCAAGGTGATCAAGGCCTTTGCCAACGAAGTGCGCGAAGGGCTGCGCTTCAAGGCGGAAAACGAGAAACTGAGCCGGATCATCATCCGCCAGATCTTTTACAACGAGAGTTCGTCGAGGGTCATGGACTTCGTGGCTGCCGGGGCCGGTGCAGCGGTGCTGTGGATCGGGGGCAGCCGGGTCATCGACGGGGTCATCACCCCGGGCGAACTGACCGCCTTTCTGGTCTGTCTGGTCCAGCTGTACGAGCCGGTCAAGAAGATCAACATGTCCAACCACCAGATTCAGGCCGGTCTGGCTGGCGCCGAGCGCGTCTTCGACATCTTCGACTCCCCGGAAATCACGGTGGAGGACGAGGGCAAAACAGTCTTTGAGGGCCCGTTCCGGGAGCTGCGCCTGGAGGATGTCCGCTTCACCTATCCCGGCGGATCGACTCCGGCCCTTGGCGGCGTGTCCCTGACCATCAGGGCCGGGCAACGGGTGGCCATCGTCGGCCCCAGCGGCTCGGGCAAGACCACGCTGGTCAACCTCATTCCCCGTTTCTACGACCCGCAGCAGGGACGCATCCTGCTCAACGGCGTTCCCGTGAGCGAGTACACCTTGAGCAGTCTGCGCATGGGCCTTGGGCTGGTCTCCCAGGACACCTTTCTCTTCAACCTGTCGGTGCGCGAAAACATCGCCTACGGCCGCGAGGAGTACGATCAGGCGGAGGTGGAGCGGGCCGCCCGCAGCGCCTATGCCCACGACTTCATCATGGAGCTGCCCCACGGGTATGACACGATGGTGGGCGAGGGCGGCGTAAAGATCTCGGGCGGCCAGAAACAGCGGCTGACCATTGCCAGGGCCATCATGAAGGACCCCTCCCTGCTCATCCTCGACGAGGCCACCAGCGCCCTGGACACCGAGTCCGAGCGCGTGGTCCAGGACGCTCTGGAGAACCTCATGCGCGGCCGCACTTCCCTGGTCATTGCCCACCGCCTCTCCACCATATTCACGGCCGATCTCATCGTGGTCATGGAACACGGCAGGGTGGTCGCCACAGGCTCCCACAGGGATCTGCTCTCCTCCTGCCCGCTCTACAACCGCCTCTACCAGATGCAGTTCGACGACTCCATCCGGTAG
- a CDS encoding metallophosphoesterase family protein, translating into METMPHLSGQNTAVAVLADIHGNADALRAVLADAARRGATRFINLGDSFYGPLEPAATWQLLRDTPMDTVLGNQDRVLLDPASPMAGLPGFRAAREGLGLEGLQWLAGLPATRTVDGALFLCHGTPKSDTAYLLEDVTSGRPQPRPCEAVEEDLAEVPTGCPVVLAGHSHFPGVAVCGRFTVVNPGSVGLPAYADDTPPHAMAAGSPHARYALLTPPSRPNAPLSAPWTVELMAVDYDWDRAARLAEANGRPDWARWLATGQP; encoded by the coding sequence ATGGAAACCATGCCTCATCTCTCCGGCCAAAACACGGCGGTTGCCGTGCTGGCCGACATTCACGGCAATGCCGACGCCCTGCGGGCCGTGCTGGCGGACGCCGCCCGGCGCGGTGCGACCCGGTTCATCAACCTGGGCGACTCCTTCTATGGCCCGCTGGAACCGGCCGCCACCTGGCAACTGCTGCGCGACACGCCCATGGACACCGTGCTCGGCAACCAGGACCGCGTCCTGCTCGACCCGGCGTCGCCCATGGCAGGGCTGCCCGGCTTCCGGGCTGCCCGCGAGGGGCTGGGCCTTGAGGGGCTCCAATGGCTGGCCGGGCTTCCGGCCACCCGCACCGTGGACGGGGCGCTCTTCCTGTGCCACGGCACCCCGAAAAGCGATACCGCCTACCTGCTCGAAGACGTGACCTCGGGTCGTCCGCAGCCCCGCCCCTGCGAGGCGGTCGAGGAGGATCTGGCCGAAGTGCCGACAGGGTGCCCCGTGGTTCTGGCCGGGCACAGCCATTTTCCCGGCGTTGCCGTCTGCGGCCGGTTCACGGTGGTCAATCCCGGCAGCGTGGGCCTGCCCGCCTACGCCGACGACACTCCGCCCCACGCCATGGCCGCGGGCTCACCCCACGCCAGATACGCCCTGCTCACCCCGCCCTCCCGGCCGAACGCCCCCTTGAGCGCGCCGTGGACCGTGGAACTGATGGCCGTGGACTACGACTGGGACCGGGCCGCCCGGCTGGCCGAAGCCAACGGCCGACCGGACTGGGCCCGGTGGCTGGCCACCGGCCAGCCCTGA
- a CDS encoding N-acetylmuramoyl-L-alanine amidase, with amino-acid sequence MRLKTMELQAKKYLPLCLSALLALAMLLACPDLGAASTAQAHFNKGHAAFHALIKDSKRVKFRANWENVERHFSNCLRADPDGAYAPKALYYIGRVHEELGVQSGRKSDFRKAIDYFGRVVARYPRHGWADDCLFRRAEIQARRLGETEAARLDLARILVEYPRADMYSRADAALRKLGGYDAAVAKVSGKAVRQSLDEVAKRVAESPKPAPQETVADETGERRVVPRDPSGLAHLDMVRYRSSDEYTRVVLELDSRVTYRYQVLEPNHEVGRPHRLYVDLINSRLGHDVTASTSVSDGILRSIRTGQYNKDTTRVVLDFLSMQEYKIFPLDNPFRIVIDVYSPDQEVAQAQAEARAARAAQKAGHAEAQSKQITYRAPGGGKQSVGDLLEQLGLTVKTIMIDPGHGGKDPGAVANGLREKDINLRFSTILGKKLAEKGFAVHYTRTTDVFLPLEQRTAMANVKKADLFLSIHCNANHSTRVSGLETYSLNLAKTNDAVRIAARENAVDPRAISDLQFILTDLMVNSKIKESRDLATDVQNNTLAHVRRKWQIQNNGVREAPFYVLMGAKMPSILIELGYITNPTEAKRLKTDAYLEYLARGIVDGVLAYKGKIERYAER; translated from the coding sequence ATGCGGCTCAAAACTATGGAATTGCAGGCAAAAAAATATCTTCCCCTTTGCCTTTCCGCGTTACTGGCGCTGGCAATGCTGCTGGCGTGTCCCGATCTCGGCGCAGCCTCCACGGCTCAGGCCCACTTCAACAAGGGCCATGCCGCGTTCCATGCGCTGATCAAGGACTCCAAGCGCGTCAAATTCCGGGCCAACTGGGAGAACGTCGAGCGCCACTTCAGCAACTGCCTGCGGGCAGACCCGGACGGTGCCTACGCGCCCAAAGCCCTCTACTACATCGGACGAGTCCACGAAGAGCTTGGGGTCCAAAGCGGCCGCAAATCCGATTTCCGCAAGGCCATCGACTACTTCGGGCGGGTCGTGGCCCGCTATCCCCGCCACGGCTGGGCCGACGACTGCCTCTTCCGCAGGGCCGAGATCCAGGCCCGGCGGCTGGGCGAGACCGAGGCGGCGCGCCTTGATCTGGCCCGCATCCTGGTGGAATACCCACGGGCAGACATGTACTCGCGGGCCGATGCCGCCCTGCGCAAGCTCGGCGGCTATGACGCGGCCGTGGCCAAGGTCTCGGGCAAGGCGGTCAGGCAATCCCTGGACGAAGTGGCCAAGCGGGTGGCAGAAAGCCCCAAACCCGCCCCGCAGGAGACCGTTGCCGACGAAACCGGCGAACGGCGCGTGGTGCCCAGGGACCCCTCCGGCCTCGCCCATCTGGACATGGTCCGCTACCGCTCGAGCGACGAGTACACCCGCGTGGTGCTGGAGCTGGACAGCCGCGTCACCTACCGCTACCAGGTTCTTGAGCCCAACCACGAGGTGGGGCGGCCCCACCGCCTCTATGTGGACCTCATCAACTCCCGTCTCGGTCACGACGTGACCGCGTCCACCTCGGTCTCGGACGGCATCCTGCGCTCCATCCGCACCGGCCAGTACAACAAGGACACCACCCGGGTGGTCCTCGACTTCCTGTCCATGCAGGAATACAAAATTTTCCCCCTGGACAACCCATTCCGCATCGTCATCGACGTGTATTCGCCCGACCAGGAGGTGGCCCAGGCCCAGGCCGAGGCACGGGCGGCGCGGGCCGCCCAGAAGGCCGGACATGCGGAGGCCCAGTCCAAGCAGATCACCTACCGCGCACCCGGAGGCGGCAAGCAGTCCGTGGGCGACCTGCTGGAGCAGCTGGGCCTGACGGTCAAGACCATCATGATCGACCCCGGCCACGGCGGCAAGGACCCCGGCGCAGTGGCCAACGGGCTGCGGGAGAAGGACATCAACCTCCGCTTCTCCACCATCCTGGGCAAAAAACTGGCTGAAAAAGGCTTTGCCGTACACTACACGCGCACCACGGATGTCTTCCTCCCCCTTGAGCAGCGCACGGCCATGGCCAACGTCAAAAAGGCCGACCTTTTCCTCTCCATCCACTGCAACGCCAACCACAGCACCCGGGTCAGCGGCCTGGAAACCTACAGCCTCAACCTGGCCAAAACCAACGACGCAGTACGCATCGCGGCCCGGGAAAACGCTGTGGACCCGCGAGCCATCTCGGACCTCCAGTTTATCCTGACCGACCTGATGGTCAACTCCAAGATCAAGGAAAGCCGCGATCTGGCCACCGACGTGCAGAACAACACCCTGGCCCATGTGCGGCGCAAGTGGCAGATACAGAACAACGGTGTGCGCGAGGCCCCCTTCTACGTACTCATGGGGGCCAAGATGCCCTCGATCCTCATCGAGCTTGGCTACATCACCAACCCCACCGAGGCCAAAAGGCTCAAGACCGACGCGTATCTGGAATATCTGGCGCGGGGGATCGTGGACGGTGTGCTCGCCTACAAGGGCAAGATCGAACGCTACGCCGAGCGCTGA